In the genome of Triticum urartu cultivar G1812 chromosome 5, Tu2.1, whole genome shotgun sequence, one region contains:
- the LOC125510727 gene encoding tubulin alpha-2 chain-like has protein sequence MRECISIHIGQAGIQVGNACWELYCLEHGIQPDGQTNGDKTIGGGDDAFNTFFSETGAGKYVPRAVFVDLEPTVIDEVRTSAYRQLFHPEQLISGKEDAANNFARGHYTIGKEIVDLCLDRIRKLADNCTGLQGFLVFNAVGGGTGSGLGSLLLERLSVDYGKKSKLGFTVYPSPQVSTSVVEPYNSVLSTHSLLEHTDVSILLDNEAIYDICRRSLDIERPTYTNLNRLVSQVISSLTTSLRFDGALNVDVTEFQTNLVPYPRIHFMLSSYAPVISAEKAYHEQLSVSEITNSAFEPSSMMAKCDPRHGKYMACCLMYRGDVVPKDVNAAVATIKTKRTIQFVDWCPTGFKCGINYQPPTVVPGGDLAKVQRAVCMISNSTSVVEVFSRIDHKFDLMYAKRAFVHWYVGEGMEEGEFSEAREDLAALEKDYEEVGAEGGDDEDGEEDDDY, from the exons ATGAGGGAGTGCATCTCGATCCACATCGGGCAGGCCGGCATCCAGGTCGGCAACGCGTGCTGGGAACTTTACTGCCTCGAGCACGGCATCCAG CCTGATGGCCAGACGAACGGCGACAAGACCATCGGAGGTGGTGATGACGCCTTCAACACCTTCTTCAGCGAGACCGGAGCCGGCAAGTACGTGCCCCGTGCGGTCTTCGTCGATCTTGAGCCCACCGTGATTGACGAGGTCCGCACCAGCGCCTACCGCCAGCTCTTCCACCCCGAGCAGCTCATCAGCGGCAAGGAGGACGCCGCCAACAACTTCGCCCGTGGTCACTACACAA TTGGCAAGGAGATTGTGGATCTCTGCCTCGACCGCATCCGCAAGCTGGCCGACAACTGCACTGGCCTGCAGGGCTTCCTGGTCTTCAACGCCGTTGGTGGTGGAACCGGGTCTGGGCTTGGGTCGCTCCTCCTTGAGCGCCTGTCCGTGGACTATGGAAAGAAGTCCAAGCTCGGGTTCACCGTGTACCCATCCCCTCAGGTGTCGACCTCTGTGGTCGAGCCCTACAACAGTGTGCTGTCCACCCACTCCCTGCTGGAGCACACCGATGTCTCCATCCTGCTCGACAACGAGGCCATCTACGACATCTGCAGGCGCTCCCTGGACATCGAGAGGCCCACCTACACCAACCTGAACCGCCTCGTCTCTCAG GTGATCTCATCCCTGACCACCTCCCTGAGGTTCGACGGTGCCCTGAACGTGGATGTGACTGAGTTCCAGACCAACCTGGTCCCATACCCGAGGATCCACTTCATGCTCTCGTCCTATGCGCCGGTCATCTCGGCCGAGAAGGCGTACCACGAGCAGCTGTCGGTGTCTGAGATCACCAACAGCGCGTTCGAGCCGTCGTCCATGATGGCCAAGTGCGACCCGCGCCACGGCAAGTACATGGCGTGCTGCCTCATGTACCGGGGCGACGTGGTGCCCAAGGACGTGAACGCGGCGGTGGCCACCATCAAGACCAAGCGCACCATCCAGTTCGTGGACTGGTGCCCCACGGGGTTCAAGTGCGGCATCAACTACCAGCCGCCCACCGTGGTGCCTGGCGGCGACCTGGCCAAGGTGCAGAGGGCCGTCTGCATGATCTCCAACTCCACCAGCGTCGTCGAGGTCTTCTCCCGCATCGACCACAAGTTCGACCTCATGTACGCCAAGCGCGCCTTCGTGCACTGGTATGTGGGCGAGGGCATGGAGGAGGGCGAGTTCTCCGAGGCCCGTGAGGACCTGGCTGCCCTGGAGAAGGACTACGAGGAGGTCGGCGCTGAGGGTGGCGACGATGAGGAtggcgaggaggacgacgactacTGA